Within the Emticicia oligotrophica DSM 17448 genome, the region AGCCAATGTACCGCTTGGTTCCAACCCCGATTCGTTAGCATTTTATATGTACGACCGTAATAAGCAAGCTAGATATCGACTTTGGACAAATTCAAAAACAATTGTGCATAATTACGGCGGGGGCATCAATCTAAGTTATAATTTTTATCGAACCTTCACATTTACCACCAATGTTTCTTTTGCAAAATTGCAGAGCGTAGCCAATAATGATGGTTTTGAAGAAGCCTTTAATACGCCACGTTGGATTTTAAACATAGGTTTAGGAAATGCCCGATTAACAAAAAATTTAGGATTTGGTATTAATTATAAATATCAAGAAAGTTTCTTGTGGCAATCTGCCTTAGCAACTGGACAGGTACCTGAAATACATAATGTAGATGCCCAATTCACCTATTATATGCGAAAAAAAGGTTTACAGTTTAAGTTAGCAGGAACGAATATATTCAATCGACCTTACGTAAGCTTTATCGCAGCTCCAACGGTTGGAGCGTTTTACTACCTGACTATTACTGCGGATTTGGGAAGAAATTGAATTACAGAAAATAAAAATGGTTACCCATTTTTGAAACCATATTTTTATACAACACCCACGGACATCACTTCCTTTAGAAATAATAGCACGCAGATAACGCTAATTTCTTAAAAAACGCTGATTTTCGCCGAAAATTCAATAAAATCTGCGAAAATTAGCGTTTGTAAATCTGTACTATCTGCGGTTTAAAAATTTGTGACAATATCTTTACAATTCCATTTTATTTTACCTCAAAAAATAAATTTAACTTCATTTTTAAGCGATTTCGTCATATCTATCACTATTTTTACGCAAAAAATAATCTTCAAACTATTAAACATGAAAAAAACTCTATTACTTCTCTGCCTAACGAGTAGTGCCGTTTTTGCTCAAAAGAAAGATTTTGACGAAAAAGAATTAATGACTGGAAAAACTCCCAAAAACTTTATCCAAACATTACCTATCATTCAAAGATGGATTGACGATGAGCGAGTGTTAATCTCTCAAAAAGCCACTCCTGATGCTGAAGCTAAATCAATGGTATTGGAAGTTAAAAGTGGAAAGATGACCGAAGCTAGCGAAGAAATTCTACGTCCGAAAGCAAAGCCCGTAAAAACCATTCTTAGCAAAAACAATAATTTATTCTTAAAAAGTGGAGATACTGAAACTCAGTTAACCAATGATGCTGCTGAAGAGAAAAACGCAATGTTTTCACCAGATAGTAGCTATATCGCCTATACCAAAGAAAACAATCTTTACACCTATAATTTCAAAAACAAAAAAGAAACCCAACTCACAACCGATGGCACAAAAACTACCTTAAATGGTTATGCAACATGGGTTTATTGGGAAGAAATCTTTGGTCGCCCTACTCGTTTCCGTGCTTTTTGGTGGAGCCCTGATAGCAAGAAAATTGCTTACATGCGTTTTGATGAATCAAAAACCATGATGTTCCCACTTTATAGTAGCGAAGGACAACACGGCTTTATTGAAGAAACACGCTACCCAAAAAGTGGCGACCCAAATCCAGAAGCAAAAGTTGGTTTTGTATCTCCAGAAGGGGGAAAAACAGTTTGGGCTGATTTCAATGATAAAAATGAGCAATATTTTGGTTGGCCACAATGGTTGCCAGATGGAAGTGGTTTAATGCTTCAATGGATTAACCGTGGGAATGATAACTTGAAACTTTATAATGTTTCACCAAAAGATGGCAGCAAAAAAGAGTTGTACAATGAAACACAAAAATCATGGATTGGCATTGACGAAGCAGATGAACGCCTAACCATTATGGATGGTGGTAAGGAAATGATGATTATCAGCGATAAAACAGGCTGGAAACAACTTTATTTGTATGACATTAACGGTAAATTCATTAATAATATCACTGAAGGAAAATATACGGTAAAAAATGTAGAAGGAATCGACCAAAAGAATCGTGTGGTTTATTTCTATGCTCGTGGTATTGAAAGTACGGCCCGCTTCGACCTTTACAGAGTTGGTTTTGATGGAAAAGGCTTGAAAAGACTCACTTTTGGTGCATTTAACAACCGTAATATCATTGCTTCTCCCAATTATAAGTATTTCATTACCACTTATTCAAATATAAATACGCCAACCAGCATGGCTATTGTTGATAATATGGGGAATAAAATATCTGAACTTGGAAGCATTAAGGGTGCTGAAATGGAAAATTATAATTTAGCTAAAACTGAACTTATTCGAGTAAAAAGTGAAGATGGTATATATGATTTGCCAATGACTATCACTTACCCGATGAATATGGTAGCAGGTAAAAAATATCCTGTGTTGGTTAGTATTTATGGTGGCCCTGACGCTGGAACAGTTTATGACCAATGGACGTGGTCGGCCAGACAACAATGGTATGCTAAAGAAGGTATCATTCAAGTGGCACTTGACCACCGTGCTAGTGGACATTTTGGAAAAGAAGGCGTAGCTTATATGCACCGTAATTTAGGTTATTGGGAAATGAAAGACTACAAGACAATGGTTAAATCATTGATAGATAAAGGAATAGCTGACCCAACAAAAATTTGCATCACTGGTTTTAGCTATGGTGGATATATGAGTTGTTATGCTCTCACGTATGGTAGTGATGTATTTACCCACGGCATGGCCGGTGGTAGTGTAGTTGATTGGAGCTTGTACGATAGTGCTTATACCGAAAGATACATGGATACGCCAGCCGAAAATCCTGAAGGTTATAAATCAGCGAGTGTATTGACACACACGAGTAAGTTGAAAGGTGTTTTACAAATTGTACATGGTACGATGGATGATAACGTACACATGCAAAACAGCATTCAATTAATTAGTAAATTACAAGATGAGAAGAAAAACTTTGAATTTATGCTTTACCCGAATGGCAGACACGGTTGGGGAGGCAACAAAGGCGTACATTTTGATAATTTAAAAACTCAATTTATCTACAAGCATTTGTTAGAAAAACCAATTCCAGAGGGATTGCTTAAATAGTTTTGAATTGAGAGTTCTGAGTTCTGAGTTTTTTTACTGCTCGCAACTCAGAACTCTAAACTCAGAATTCAGAACTTCACAGGTGGTTACTCCCAAACCACTGCATCCGATTTGCTATACCAAGTCTCTACTTTTGTAGCGTATTCTTTTTCAATTACATTTCGCTTGATTTTCAAAGTAGGCGTCATTTTGTTATTCTCAACCGTCCAAGGTTCTCGCAAAACAACTAATCGCTGTACACGTTCATAGTTTTTCAATTTAGGGTTCAACTCTTTCAAGGTCACTTCTAAACTTTCTCTAACTACCTGTTTATCAGTTGCTTTACCTAAATCAGATAAAACAATCAAACCTATGGGTTGCGGCAGATTATTACCTACTACACAAATTTGCTCGATAAAATTATTATCGGCGAAACCAAACTCAATTTGGGCAGGAGCTATATATTCACCTTTTGAGGTTTTATACATTTCTTTTACACGTCCTGTAATTTTCAAGTAATTATCTTCATCTAATTCTCCAACATCACCTGTATGAATCCAGCCTTCTGCATCAATGGTTTCGGCAGTAAGTTCGGGTTCTTTGTAATAGCCATTCATGTTCCAACTAGAGCGTGTTAGAATCTCACCAGTACCTTCGGCAATTCTCACTTCCATCCCTGGATAAATCTTACCAACACTGCCATCTTTGATATTATCACGCGGCATCATACAAACAGCCCCAACATTTTCAGTCATTCCATAGGCTTCTTGTATAATTATACCTAAACGCCTAAACCATTTAATTAAACTTGCAGGCATTGGAGCCGCACCTGTAAGAATAATTTCAGCTTTATGCAGACCAAGTCCTTTCTGAATCTTTTTCTTCACAAGACTACTAATAATTGGAATCTTTAGTAAAGTATTTAGCTTATTTTCGGGCATTTTGCCAAGAATTCCCAACTGAAACTTTGTCCAAATCCTTGGGACAGCCAAAAAGTGTGTAGGTTGTGCCGAGGCTAAATTTTTGGCAAAACTATCTAGTGTTTCAGCAAAATAGATGGTTGCTCCCATTGTTACGGCAGCAGCTTCAATAATATTTCGCTCGGCAATGTGGCAAAGCGGCAAATAAGAAAAGAAACGAGCATTTTGAACATCAAGCCTTGCAATATCTCTTGCATAATAAATTACACTGGCCATTGCTCCATAATTAAGCATTACTCCCTTTGGATTTCCAGTAGTACCTGAGGTATAGATTATTGTAAAAATATCATTAACTGAAGGAATATAATTTTCGGTAATGGGAGCATAATTTGCTAAAATATCATTCCATTGCACATGTGAGGCATCAGGATTATACGTTGGAAATGAAATACATTTGACATGCGAAGGAATACCACTTTTCATGCCAGCCCAATCGTCGAGTTTTCCAACAAAAAGAACTTCGCAACCACTATGAGTAAGTACTTGATTAATTTGTGAATCAGTCAATGTTGCATAAAAAGGCACTGAAATGTGTCCCGCCATCATAATGGCAAAATCTGCAATTAACCATTCTGCACAGTTTTTCGAGACTAAACCAATGCTACTTTTGGCTGGCAAATTCAAAGATTTCAAATAAGCCGCCAAACTTCTAGCTTGTCGTCCTGCCTCTTTCCATGTAAAATCAACAAAGTTGTCTCCGAAAGGCTGACGCAAATAAATATTATCGGGAGTCGTTGCTTCCCAATGATAGAAACATTCTAATAGCGTTTTGTCAGGTGAAATAATCATAAAGTATGTTAACAGGTTAAGATTGCACAAAATACAGATATTCTTTAACATTATCAAGAAAAGTATTAAAAAATCTGTTAGGCGTTTTCTGAAAAATGACTAAATTTGGACTCAACTCAAATACAATGAACAACATATTTAAAACACTCAAATACTTTATCCTGCTAATAATCGGGCTCATTTTGATTACTTCAACAATCTTTTGGAAAAATGATATTCCTCTCGAAACACTCAAACAAAAATACGCAAATACTGAGTCTAAATTTGTTGAAATAGATGGTATGAATGTACACTACCGAGATGAAGGGATTCGGAATGATTCAACTCCAATTATACTAATACACGGTACAGGTGCCAGTCTTCATACGTGGGAAGGTTGGGTAAATGCCCTAAAAAAAGAACATAGAGTAATCAGGCTTGATTTACCTGCTTATGGTCTAACAGGCCCAAACCCCAACAAAGATTACTCACAAGCATTCTATTCTTCTTTTATGAACGATTTTCTGAGTAAAATTGGTGTAAATCGCTGCATTATGGCTGGAAATTCGCTCGGAGGCTCAATCACCTGGAACTTTGCCGTACAATTTCCCGAAAAAGTTACCAAAATGATTTTGGTCGATGCGGGGGGCTACCCTACTAAATCAAAGTCAGTGCCTGTTGCGTTTCAATTAGCTGGTTGGCCTGTTGTAAAGAATCTTTTTAAATACATCACTCCACGCTCAATTGTTCAAAAAAGTGTAGAAAATGTCTATGCTGATAAATCAAAAGTAAGTGAAGAATTAATTGACCGTTATTATGATTTATCACTCAGAAAAGGAAACCGAGAAGCATTTATTGATCGAATGTCAGAATTTAGGAATAAAGGTATCAGTGCCGATAATTCTGGAAAGATAAAAGGCTTAAGTATGCCCACACTCATCATTTGGGGTGATAAAGATTTCTTAATTCCACTTGATGTTGCACAAAAATTTCATGCAGATTTACCGAATGATACCTTAGTGGTATTCAAAAATTCAGGTCATACACCAATGGAAGAAGATGCAGAAAAAACGGTGGCAGTTGTGAAGGAATTCCTAAAAAAATGAGATTTGTTGACATTTATTATTGTAAATAAATTGAGGATTTTTCAAAACGTAGAGACAAAGCATGCCTTGTCTCTACAACAAGATATTATTAAATCAAAGAAAAATATGCCCCAAATTAACCTAAAAGAAATTTTAGAATTTATGAGCGTTGTTCCCAAATCTGCACCAAATTTACAATTACTTCAGTAGCTTTTTCCATATCTTGCACCGACACCCATTCTAATTTTGAGTGAAAAGCATGTTCACCTGCAAAGATATTCGGACACGGTAAACCCATAAAGGAGAGCCTTGAGCCATCTGTTCCTCCCCTAATACTTCGTTTTTGGGCCTTCAAGCCTGCTTTTTCGATGGCTTCCATGGCATAATCAGCTACTTGTGGGTAATTAAGCAAAACCTCTTTCATATTTCGATATTGTTCAATTACTTTAAAATCAACCGTTGAATTTGGATAATTTTTCAGAACACTATTGACAATATTTTGCAAATAAGTTTCTTTTTCATGCA harbors:
- a CDS encoding AMP-binding protein — translated: MIISPDKTLLECFYHWEATTPDNIYLRQPFGDNFVDFTWKEAGRQARSLAAYLKSLNLPAKSSIGLVSKNCAEWLIADFAIMMAGHISVPFYATLTDSQINQVLTHSGCEVLFVGKLDDWAGMKSGIPSHVKCISFPTYNPDASHVQWNDILANYAPITENYIPSVNDIFTIIYTSGTTGNPKGVMLNYGAMASVIYYARDIARLDVQNARFFSYLPLCHIAERNIIEAAAVTMGATIYFAETLDSFAKNLASAQPTHFLAVPRIWTKFQLGILGKMPENKLNTLLKIPIISSLVKKKIQKGLGLHKAEIILTGAAPMPASLIKWFRRLGIIIQEAYGMTENVGAVCMMPRDNIKDGSVGKIYPGMEVRIAEGTGEILTRSSWNMNGYYKEPELTAETIDAEGWIHTGDVGELDEDNYLKITGRVKEMYKTSKGEYIAPAQIEFGFADNNFIEQICVVGNNLPQPIGLIVLSDLGKATDKQVVRESLEVTLKELNPKLKNYERVQRLVVLREPWTVENNKMTPTLKIKRNVIEKEYATKVETWYSKSDAVVWE
- a CDS encoding S9 family peptidase, whose translation is MKKTLLLLCLTSSAVFAQKKDFDEKELMTGKTPKNFIQTLPIIQRWIDDERVLISQKATPDAEAKSMVLEVKSGKMTEASEEILRPKAKPVKTILSKNNNLFLKSGDTETQLTNDAAEEKNAMFSPDSSYIAYTKENNLYTYNFKNKKETQLTTDGTKTTLNGYATWVYWEEIFGRPTRFRAFWWSPDSKKIAYMRFDESKTMMFPLYSSEGQHGFIEETRYPKSGDPNPEAKVGFVSPEGGKTVWADFNDKNEQYFGWPQWLPDGSGLMLQWINRGNDNLKLYNVSPKDGSKKELYNETQKSWIGIDEADERLTIMDGGKEMMIISDKTGWKQLYLYDINGKFINNITEGKYTVKNVEGIDQKNRVVYFYARGIESTARFDLYRVGFDGKGLKRLTFGAFNNRNIIASPNYKYFITTYSNINTPTSMAIVDNMGNKISELGSIKGAEMENYNLAKTELIRVKSEDGIYDLPMTITYPMNMVAGKKYPVLVSIYGGPDAGTVYDQWTWSARQQWYAKEGIIQVALDHRASGHFGKEGVAYMHRNLGYWEMKDYKTMVKSLIDKGIADPTKICITGFSYGGYMSCYALTYGSDVFTHGMAGGSVVDWSLYDSAYTERYMDTPAENPEGYKSASVLTHTSKLKGVLQIVHGTMDDNVHMQNSIQLISKLQDEKKNFEFMLYPNGRHGWGGNKGVHFDNLKTQFIYKHLLEKPIPEGLLK
- a CDS encoding alpha/beta fold hydrolase, with amino-acid sequence MNNIFKTLKYFILLIIGLILITSTIFWKNDIPLETLKQKYANTESKFVEIDGMNVHYRDEGIRNDSTPIILIHGTGASLHTWEGWVNALKKEHRVIRLDLPAYGLTGPNPNKDYSQAFYSSFMNDFLSKIGVNRCIMAGNSLGGSITWNFAVQFPEKVTKMILVDAGGYPTKSKSVPVAFQLAGWPVVKNLFKYITPRSIVQKSVENVYADKSKVSEELIDRYYDLSLRKGNREAFIDRMSEFRNKGISADNSGKIKGLSMPTLIIWGDKDFLIPLDVAQKFHADLPNDTLVVFKNSGHTPMEEDAEKTVAVVKEFLKK